From the genome of Syngnathus acus chromosome 24, fSynAcu1.2, whole genome shotgun sequence, one region includes:
- the capn3b gene encoding calpain-3b isoform X1 translates to MENQENKRPHVEDTNVRVLRETEASQAPDDQADYPLAGANSIYSAILSRNEAVKDAKRLKTFMELRDKYVKKKVLFEDPLFPACDSSLFYSHHKPPMTFVWKRPSEICENPQFILDSANRTDICQGELGDCWLLAAIACLTLNEKLLYRVIPPDQSFTENYAGIFHFQFWRYGEWIDVVVDDRIPTYNNRLVFTKSFRENEFWSALLEKAYAKLHGSYEALRGGNTLEAMEDFTGGVTEFFELSEAPKEIYKIMKKALQRGSLMGCSIDVTSPSKMESKTELGLVQGHAYSIIALEECDEVAKDSKIRLIRLRNPWGRVLWKGPWTANSKEWSTISIADRNNLKKQTVEQSEFWMSFDDFKKNYTKLEICNLTPDTLQGDERHSWNVSVNEGRWVRGSSAGGCRNFPDTFWTNPQYHLQLYENEDPEDPQELCTVVVALMQKGRRIKKQLGPRFLTIGFSIYEVPKEMGGRNRHLQKDFFLYNASKAKCKHYINMREITERVRLPQGEYVVIPTTFEPHEEGQFILRVFSENRSTSEEAENTIGTDQTRPIVYVSDRAFANKEILHDGIQGEKKKKPKKKLLQPEEETEEEKEFRVIYKKIAGEDMQITANELQTIMKDVVSKLHEKAMEGFSLETCRSMIALMDTDGTGKLNFQEFKHLWRKIKQWHVIFKSYDKQQSGSISSFEMRNAVTDAGLHLNKQLYDIIAMRYADKQLNVDYDSYICCFVRLEGMFRAFNAFDKDGDGLIKLNVLEVTKCIYHLLFNLNTHL, encoded by the exons ATGGAGAACCAGGAGAATAAACGGCCTCACGTGGAGGATACAAACGTGCGAGTGCTTCGGGAAACAGAAGCATCGCAGGCACCTGACGACCAGGCGGACTACCCCTTAGCAGGAGCCAACTCCATCTACTCAGCCATCCTTAGCAGGAACGAGGCCGTCAAGGATGCCAAGCGTCTCAAGACATTCATGGAACTGCGAGATAAATACGTCAAGAAGAAGGTGCTCTTTGAGGACCCTCTTTTCCCGGCCTGCGACTCCTCACTCTTCTACAGCCACCACAAGCCCCCCATGACGTTTGTGTGGAAACGACCTTCA GAAATATGTGAAAACCCTCAATTCATTCTGGATTCAGCCAACAGGACAGACATCTGTCAGGGAGAGTTGG GTGACTGCTGGCTGCTGGCCGCCATTGCTTGTCTGACTCTGAACGAGAAGCTTCTTTACAGAGTGATTCCTCCGGATCAGAGCTTCACGGAAAACTATGCGGGAATCTTTCATTTCCAG TTCTGGCGTTACGGCGAATGGATCGATGTGGTCGTCGACGACCGCATCCCCACCTACAACAACCGTCTGGTGTTCACCAAATCCTTTCGTGAGAACGAATTTTGGAGCGCCCTTCTGGAAAAAGCCTACGCCAA GCTGCATGGTTCTTACGAGGCCTTGAGAGGAGGTAATACCCTGGAAGCCATGGAGGACTTCACAGGTGGAGTCACCGAGTTCTTTGAGTTGTCTGAGGCACCTAAAGAGATCTATAAGATCATGAAGAAAGCCCTGCAGAGAGGCTCGCTGATGGGCTGCTCCATTGAT GTTACCTCGCCTAGTAAAATGGAGTCCAAAACTGAACTCGGACTGGTCCAAGGACACGCCTACTCCATCATCGCCTTGGAGGAG tgtGATGAGGTTGCAAAGGACAGCAAAATTCGCCTAATCCGCCTACGCAATCCTTGGGGTCGAGTACTATGGAAGGGACCGTGGACCGCGAA ttcAAAGGAATGGTCAACTATTTCTATTGCAGATAGGAACAACCTTAAAAAGCAAACTGTTGAGCAAAGTGAGTTCTG GATGTCATTTGACGACTTCAAGAAGAACTACACTAAGCTTGAGATCTGCAACCTGACCCCCGACACGCTGCAGGGTGATGAAAGGCACAGCTGGAACGTGTCCGTCAACGAGGGTCGATGGGTCCGAGGCAGCTCTGCGGGTGGCTGTAGAAACTTCCCAG ATACCTTCTGGACCAATCCTCAGTATCACTTGCAACTGTACGAGAATGAAGACCCAGAGGACCCGCAGGAACTCTGCACAGTTGTTGTGGCGCTGATGCAGAAAGGTCGTCGCATTAAGAAACAGCTAGGGCCCAGGTTCCTCACGATTGGATTTTCCATCTATGAG gTGCCAAAAGAG ATGGGTGGCCGGAATCGACATCTCCAGAAGGACTTCTTCTTGTATAACGCCTCCAAGGCTAAATGCAAACATTACATCAATATGCGTGAAATCACCGAACGTGTCAGGCTCCCCCAAGGAGAATATGTCGTCATCCCGACTACGTTTGAGCCTCATGAAGAAGGCCAGTTCATTTTGAGAGTCTTTTCCGAGAACAGGAGCACCTCTGA GGAAGCGGAGAACACAATCGGGACTGATCAAACCCGG CCTATTGTGTATGTGTCCGATCGAGCATTCGCCAACAAAGAAATCCTGCATGACGGCATTCAgggggagaagaagaagaagcccaAA AAAAAACTTCTCCAGCCTGAGGAAGAAActgaagaggaaaaagagtTCCGTGTCATCTACAAAAAAATAGCCGGCGAG GATATGCAAATCACCGCCAATGAGCTCCAGACCATTATGAAGGACGTGGTCTCCAAAC TACACGAAAAGGCGATGGAGGGTTTCAGCCTGGAGACATGTCGAAGTATGATAGCACTGATGGAT ACAGATGGGACAGGAAAACTAAATTTCCAGGAGTTTAAACACTTGTGGAGAAAAATTAAGCAGTGGcat GTGATCTTCAAAAGTTACGACAAACAACAAAGCGGCTCAATCAGCAGTTTCGAAATGAGAAACGCTGTTACTGACGCAG GCCTCCACCTCAACAAACAGTTGTATGACATCATCGCCATGCGCTACGCAGACAAGCAACTTAACGTCGACTATGACAGTTACATCTGCTGTTTTGTCAGACTGGAGGGCATGTTCA GGGCTTTCAATGCTTTTGACAAGGATGGAGATGGGCTAATCAAACTTAATGTGCTGGAGGTAACCAAATGCATTTATCACTTATTATTCAATTTAAACACACacctgtaa
- the capn3b gene encoding calpain-3b isoform X2: protein MENQENKRPHVEDTNVRVLRETEASQAPDDQADYPLAGANSIYSAILSRNEAVKDAKRLKTFMELRDKYVKKKVLFEDPLFPACDSSLFYSHHKPPMTFVWKRPSEICENPQFILDSANRTDICQGELGDCWLLAAIACLTLNEKLLYRVIPPDQSFTENYAGIFHFQFWRYGEWIDVVVDDRIPTYNNRLVFTKSFRENEFWSALLEKAYAKLHGSYEALRGGNTLEAMEDFTGGVTEFFELSEAPKEIYKIMKKALQRGSLMGCSIDVTSPSKMESKTELGLVQGHAYSIIALEECDEVAKDSKIRLIRLRNPWGRVLWKGPWTANSKEWSTISIADRNNLKKQTVEQSEFWMSFDDFKKNYTKLEICNLTPDTLQGDERHSWNVSVNEGRWVRGSSAGGCRNFPDTFWTNPQYHLQLYENEDPEDPQELCTVVVALMQKGRRIKKQLGPRFLTIGFSIYEVPKEMGGRNRHLQKDFFLYNASKAKCKHYINMREITERVRLPQGEYVVIPTTFEPHEEGQFILRVFSENRSTSEEAENTIGTDQTRPIVYVSDRAFANKEILHDGIQGEKKKKPKKKLLQPEEETEEEKEFRVIYKKIAGEDMQITANELQTIMKDVVSKLHEKAMEGFSLETCRSMIALMDTDGTGKLNFQEFKHLWRKIKQWHVIFKSYDKQQSGSISSFEMRNAVTDAGLHLNKQLYDIIAMRYADKQLNVDYDSYICCFVRLEGMFRAFNAFDKDGDGLIKLNVLEWLQLTMYS from the exons ATGGAGAACCAGGAGAATAAACGGCCTCACGTGGAGGATACAAACGTGCGAGTGCTTCGGGAAACAGAAGCATCGCAGGCACCTGACGACCAGGCGGACTACCCCTTAGCAGGAGCCAACTCCATCTACTCAGCCATCCTTAGCAGGAACGAGGCCGTCAAGGATGCCAAGCGTCTCAAGACATTCATGGAACTGCGAGATAAATACGTCAAGAAGAAGGTGCTCTTTGAGGACCCTCTTTTCCCGGCCTGCGACTCCTCACTCTTCTACAGCCACCACAAGCCCCCCATGACGTTTGTGTGGAAACGACCTTCA GAAATATGTGAAAACCCTCAATTCATTCTGGATTCAGCCAACAGGACAGACATCTGTCAGGGAGAGTTGG GTGACTGCTGGCTGCTGGCCGCCATTGCTTGTCTGACTCTGAACGAGAAGCTTCTTTACAGAGTGATTCCTCCGGATCAGAGCTTCACGGAAAACTATGCGGGAATCTTTCATTTCCAG TTCTGGCGTTACGGCGAATGGATCGATGTGGTCGTCGACGACCGCATCCCCACCTACAACAACCGTCTGGTGTTCACCAAATCCTTTCGTGAGAACGAATTTTGGAGCGCCCTTCTGGAAAAAGCCTACGCCAA GCTGCATGGTTCTTACGAGGCCTTGAGAGGAGGTAATACCCTGGAAGCCATGGAGGACTTCACAGGTGGAGTCACCGAGTTCTTTGAGTTGTCTGAGGCACCTAAAGAGATCTATAAGATCATGAAGAAAGCCCTGCAGAGAGGCTCGCTGATGGGCTGCTCCATTGAT GTTACCTCGCCTAGTAAAATGGAGTCCAAAACTGAACTCGGACTGGTCCAAGGACACGCCTACTCCATCATCGCCTTGGAGGAG tgtGATGAGGTTGCAAAGGACAGCAAAATTCGCCTAATCCGCCTACGCAATCCTTGGGGTCGAGTACTATGGAAGGGACCGTGGACCGCGAA ttcAAAGGAATGGTCAACTATTTCTATTGCAGATAGGAACAACCTTAAAAAGCAAACTGTTGAGCAAAGTGAGTTCTG GATGTCATTTGACGACTTCAAGAAGAACTACACTAAGCTTGAGATCTGCAACCTGACCCCCGACACGCTGCAGGGTGATGAAAGGCACAGCTGGAACGTGTCCGTCAACGAGGGTCGATGGGTCCGAGGCAGCTCTGCGGGTGGCTGTAGAAACTTCCCAG ATACCTTCTGGACCAATCCTCAGTATCACTTGCAACTGTACGAGAATGAAGACCCAGAGGACCCGCAGGAACTCTGCACAGTTGTTGTGGCGCTGATGCAGAAAGGTCGTCGCATTAAGAAACAGCTAGGGCCCAGGTTCCTCACGATTGGATTTTCCATCTATGAG gTGCCAAAAGAG ATGGGTGGCCGGAATCGACATCTCCAGAAGGACTTCTTCTTGTATAACGCCTCCAAGGCTAAATGCAAACATTACATCAATATGCGTGAAATCACCGAACGTGTCAGGCTCCCCCAAGGAGAATATGTCGTCATCCCGACTACGTTTGAGCCTCATGAAGAAGGCCAGTTCATTTTGAGAGTCTTTTCCGAGAACAGGAGCACCTCTGA GGAAGCGGAGAACACAATCGGGACTGATCAAACCCGG CCTATTGTGTATGTGTCCGATCGAGCATTCGCCAACAAAGAAATCCTGCATGACGGCATTCAgggggagaagaagaagaagcccaAA AAAAAACTTCTCCAGCCTGAGGAAGAAActgaagaggaaaaagagtTCCGTGTCATCTACAAAAAAATAGCCGGCGAG GATATGCAAATCACCGCCAATGAGCTCCAGACCATTATGAAGGACGTGGTCTCCAAAC TACACGAAAAGGCGATGGAGGGTTTCAGCCTGGAGACATGTCGAAGTATGATAGCACTGATGGAT ACAGATGGGACAGGAAAACTAAATTTCCAGGAGTTTAAACACTTGTGGAGAAAAATTAAGCAGTGGcat GTGATCTTCAAAAGTTACGACAAACAACAAAGCGGCTCAATCAGCAGTTTCGAAATGAGAAACGCTGTTACTGACGCAG GCCTCCACCTCAACAAACAGTTGTATGACATCATCGCCATGCGCTACGCAGACAAGCAACTTAACGTCGACTATGACAGTTACATCTGCTGTTTTGTCAGACTGGAGGGCATGTTCA GGGCTTTCAATGCTTTTGACAAGGATGGAGATGGGCTAATCAAACTTAATGTGCTGGAG TGGCTTCAGCTGACCATGTATTCTTAA